A segment of the Acidobacteriota bacterium genome:
GGCCCGCGGCTCGAAAGATTCGCGTGGGGGCGCTAAACGTGGGGGAGTACACCTTCTGGGGAATCTGGGCCGACATCCTGGCTTCCCAGGGACTGTTCGGCGGCGGTCTGCTCAACATGGAGATCACCCACTGCTGGGATGTGAACCCCAAGCTGGCCCGCGAGTTTGCGGACAAGTACGGCTGCGTGGCGGTGGACCGTTACGACGGGATGCTGGGCAAGGTGGACGCCATCGGCTTCGGCGGGCTCTACGAGGTGCCCTGGCAGCACCGCCTGGCCTGGCCCTACGTGGAGGCGGGGGTGCCCACCTATCTGAGCCGGCCCTTCAGCTACCGCCTGCGCGATATCGACGCGATCCTGAACCTGGCCGCCAAACAGGGCACGCCGCTGATGGCCACCAGCGTGCAGGAGCACTACTACCAGGCTTCCTACCTCAAGGGCCGCCTGGGCAACGTGGGAGTCATCAAGGGAGTTCACGGCCTCTGCTTCACCGACGAATATCCGGCCCATTTCCACATTCAGTGGTTCATCCTGCGAGCCCTCGGTTACGAGGTGGAGAAGGTCTCCCTCTTCACCGACGACGAGCGCAAGGCTACCTACCTGCAGGACACCATGCTGTTCAAGGGGAGGGAAGGGCAACCCCCCTTCCTGGCCGCCCTGCACGGGGTTTCCGGCACCCACCATCTCTACCTGAAGGTCACCGGGGACAAGGGAACTGAGACCATCACCATGGACCGCAGCCCGGATCGGAGGGAGACTCTCTACTACTACTTCGCCCCTCAGCTCATGGACATGCAGCGAACCTTCCAGGGGGACAGCTACCAGCCCTTCGACGTCATTCGCAAGAAGACCCAGGTGTTTCTGGCCGGCTACTACTCCTACCTGGAGAGGAACGGAAGTCTGTTCCCGGTGGACGAGGTGCCGATGGACTGGTCCCCCCGCCACTTCCGGCCCGGCTGGATCGACGAGTCGATGTTCTCCGCCAAATCCTAGCCGGAACCGTAGCCGACCGAGAGCTCGATTCGGCTCACCCTCACCGGTCGATCGGCGCCCGGGCGGCGCTGCTTGAGGCGCAGCCGGAGTTGGTTGTCGCCCCGGGTCAACCGCGCCACCGGCACCTGCAAGCGCAACCCGTCGAAGTCCATATCCAGCCGTCGCCGGGGGGGGAATCCCAGGATTCCCTGACTCGGGGGGATGACCAGGTGGCATTCGATCCGTGCCAAGTCCTCCACCGCGTCCAACTCCTCCGGTTCGAGGAGGCGGCCATTGAGCGTTAACTCCAGTACGTCTCCCGGCAATCCTTCCAGGCCGACCAGCAGCTCGGCCCGGCGGGGGGGGCTGGATGCGGAAGAGATCTCGTCGGCGATGGGCAGGGTGACTGTTTGGGACGCTCCCGCCCTGCCCAGGGTGAAGGGAAGCGGGGCCGCCTTGATCATGGTGTTGAATCGGACCGAATCGTAACGGGGGGAGCGGCCGGTTCGGTGGGCCTCGAAGCGCTGCACCAGGGTGTAGCGCTTGTCCTTGTCCCTGAGCAGGGCCGGGTCGGCAATCTCCCCCAGCAGACGGCTGCGCCACTTCCCGTAAAAGAACCAGTTGAAAGTGTAGAGTCCGTCGGCCCCGCCCCGCCAGAGGTTGGCGGCGCTGCCTCGAATCGCCTCGTCGGGATACAGGGCATATCCGTTGCCAAAGGGATAGAGGCTGGGATAGATGGGCAGCCGGCGGTCGCCCATAAGCTCTCTGAACCCGGATAGGCCCCGGCTCTCGGTCAGCCCCTGACCCAGAATCAGAGTGTCGGCCAGCCCCTCCCGGATCCAGGTCGGGACTTCGAATCCTCCTTCCAGGCACCATTCCACCCTCTCGGGCACCCGTACCGCGATCTCGATGGGGCGGCCTCTTATGGCCGCCTTCTGCCGCAGACTCCGCCTCACGGCTCGCATGAACTCGGTCAGATACTTGCCCTTTTCACGCTCCAGGCCCCGGGGGAAATAGAAGGTGTGCCGGAGCCAGTCGAGCTCGATGCCGTCGAAGTCCCAGCGATCGAAGAACTCCTCGATGACTCGGAGCTTCAGCTCCCGGACCGGAGCCACCTCGAAATTAAGGGCGCTCCACCAATCCAGATCGGGAACCAGCCAGTCGGGGTTGATTCTCTTGAACGTGGGCAGCTCGGGGTTGGGAAGCGTGCCCCGGGGGTGCTGCCCGTCGTGGATATCGTTCATCCGGAGCGACACAAAGGCCCTCAACCCTCTCCGGCGACATTCATCCACGATGATCTGAGGCGGGTTATGGCCGGAGTCGGCCAGGCTCTTGGGGTTCAGGTACTGGTCCTTGGGATCGACCTCGATGCCTCCGTGCCAGGTCCTGCTCTCAGGGAACTGGAACCGGTCGGCCTCGCCGGGCCATTCCAGGACGTTGCTCTGGTACTCGGCCACGTTGCCGCTGCCAAAGCTGAAAAGCAGGGTATCGACGCCGCTGTTCTCGATGGGAGTGAAGACCAGGTCGGTAAATTCCCTCCGGCTCAAGGGTCCGCTGTTTTGAGGCAAGGCGGCGCGCCCCCAGCAGTGAATCATGGATCCATCGCAGTTGAACAGGAGCCGGCCAGGCCTGGAGCCGCGCCCCTGACACCTGCTGGAATCGGCCAGGGAGGCCAACCCTCCGGCTCCCGCCAGGAGAAAGCGGCGCCGGCTGATCGGAAAGTCGTTGGGGAGGGACATGGACCTATTTGAAACAAACCGGTTTCGCGCTGCTTGCGACGGGGCAAAAAGAGTTATCCACGAAGACACACCAAGGACTAGAAAGGGACACGAAGAAAAACTGAAAGGAATCTATCCCTATTCGTGTTCATTCGTGTCCATTTGTGGTTCATCTTCAAAAGAGATTGGCAGTTTCTTCCTCGAACGATCTACCCGCCAGGGCGGGGGTGGAACTTACCGAAACCAGTCGTAGTTGAGCCCCAGAGAACGGTCGGACAGGGGAAGGTCGACTCGAGCGCCCCCCTTTTTGGAAGACTGCTTGAGGGCGATCTCCACTTCCAGAGCCACGGCCACTCGGCGTCCCGAGTTTTTGGGCTCGTCCAGCCGGCCCTCCATGCAGTCCACCACATCGGCCAGGCTGTAGACGGCGCCGTAGGGAGGGACGAACTGGGGGGCGGGCCAGGGCATCGGAACCCGTCCGTTTCCCGCCGGCGTCTTGGCCTCCTGCCAAAGCTGCCAGCCGGGAACGAAGGAAAAGGTCATCTCCCCTTTGCTGCCGCAGAGACGGACCCCGGGAGCGCCCCTGCGGAAGTGGACCACCCGGCCGTTGTCTGTCACCATCATTCCCTGACCCCTGAACTCGTCGCTTCCGGATTCTCTTCTGGACTGATCCCCGGTCCCGCACACCCAGGCCGGCTGGCCGTCCAGAAAGTAGGACCAGTTCTGATGTTGAGCCCCGGGGCCTGAGGCCTCGATGGAAACCAGTTCGCCGATGGCCCCCCGCTGCACCAACTCCCTGGCCCTGGCAAAGGAAGGGTGGGTGGTGGTGATGGCGCCGCAGTTGAGAGCGACTCCCCGCTCGGCGCAGGCCTGGACCATACGGTCGGCTTCCGCCAGAGTATGGCACATGGGTTTCTCGGTGAAGATGCCCTTGGCCCCCAACTCCGCCGCCTTGGTGGTGAGAAAGGCCCGACCCTTGGTATTGGTAGCCACGGCCACGATGTCGAGCTTTTCCTTTGCCATCATCTCGACACCGTCGGTATAGAGGGTCTGGATGCCGTAGCGTTGGCCAAAGGCCTCAAGCCGTTTCCTGTCGCGGTCGGCTCCGGCCACCAGTTGCACTTCCGGGCGATCCCACAGCGCTTCCGCATAGGAGGTGGGGAGCCCTTCCGTGCCGGGGTGGTCGTGGTGGTGGAACCTTCGGTGGATGTCCAACTCGGGCGTGGGCCGGTTGGCGTCATCCACGTCGAAGCGATCGGGAATGCGCTCCGCCAGGTCGTAAAGCAGTCCCATCCAGCCCAGGCCGATCACCCCGGCACGATACCTGGCCTTCCCGGGGCCCGGTCCGGAAGTCCCGGCAGCAGGAGGCGTTCCCACCGCAAGGCCGGCAGTCAGTGCTGTTTGAAGAAAGTGTCGTCTCCGCATGGCCTTCCCCCTTCCGGTCTGCGGGCGACCGATGCCGGAACCGGATGCCGGCCGGCTCCCCCTGGAATCGGACGGCGGGGCATCGGGAATTTGCCCGCTCAAGAGTATGGTTCAGAGTGCCCGGATCGAATGCCGTCATTCTATGAGGGTTGGCTTGTTCTGTCGATAGCGATGGCATTACACTATAGTGACTTATTTTCCGGGTGGGGTGCGAGTTGTTGAGACCGATCTCAATCGGGGTGGTTCTTTTCACCGGGTTGGCGGCCCTCACAGGCACGGCTGAAGACACCTCGTCCCTCTTCCGGACCCAGATCAAACCCATCCTGGAGACCCGCTGTCTCTCCTGCCACGATTCCCGGACCCACAATAGCGGCCTGGTGCTGGAAACGCCGGAGGCCATTCTTCGGGGAGGCGCTCTCAACGGCCCCTCCGTCCTGGCCGGCAATGCCGAGGCCAGTCCCCTGATCCAATACCTTCGGGGTGAGAAGCAGCCGGCCATGCCCCTGGGAGAGCCGCCGCTGCCGGAGGAGGAGATCGCCCTGATCGCGGCCTGGATCGACCGACTGCCGCCCCCGGCAGACACTGGTCGGAGTGAGGGTGCAGCCTGGCCCTTCACCGAGTTGAAGCCGCCGGCCATCCCGGCAGTCCAAAACCGGCAGTGGGTGAGAAACCCCATCGATGCGCTGATCCTGGCCAAGTTGGAGACGCAGGGGATGGAACCGGCGCCGCCGGCTTCCCGGAGATCCCTGCTGCGGCGGGTTTATTTCGATCTGATCGGCCTGCCGCCTTCCCCTGAGGCCATGGTCCGGTTTCTCGAAAACCCGGCCGAGGACGCCTTTGAGCAGGAGGTCGAGAAACTGCTGCGCAGCCCGCACTACGGGGAGCGTTGGGGCAGGCACTGGCTGGATCTGGTTCGCTACGCCGATACCGAAGGGGGCGGTCCCGACTATCCCCGTCCCCACATCTGGCGCTACCGGGATTACGTCATTCGCGCCTTCAATCAGGATCGTGCCTACGACCGCTTTGTCAAGGAGCAGCTTGCCGGCGATCTGTATGCGGTTTACGGCGCCGAGGGCAGGCTCGGCCTCGGCTTCCTCAACCTGGGGGTCGTCGGAGAGGACGCCGGGCGGCAGAATCTGCTGGTCGATCTGGTCACCACCACCGGATCGGTTTTCCTGGGGCTCACCCTGGAGTGCGCTCGCTGTCACGACCACAAGTACGACCCCATTCCCGCTCGCGACTATTTCCGTACCGAGGCCTTCTTTGCCTCCCTCACCGTGGGTGAGGCCGACCTTCCCTTTACACAATACGAGGGCCCGAGCCTCGATCCCGAGGCATGGGAGCGGCGTGCCAAAGCCTGGCAGCAGGAGCTGGACCAGCGCAAGGAACTGAAGGAGAGGACCACGGCGGAATTTCTGAAGCGCCTGGAAAAGCCATTCCACCTGGTTGGGGGGCAGGACCTCAAGGACGGGGTGGTGCCGCCGAGCGATGCCGGCGAACTGAAGACCGCCCTCAATCGAGGGGTTCTGTTCACCCGGCAGGAGCGGGAACTCTATCGCCTGATCGAGAGACAGAACACCGCCTACGGCAACGTGAGCCACCGCGATTACTTCAAGTCCAGGGTGCACACCGCCTGGGAGATCCAGAGCGGCTATGGAGCTCGCCGGCCTCACCCCGCCATGCCCACCACCTACCTGCTGCAGGGCGGCAACCCAAAGGCCAGGGGGGAGGCGGTGCAACCGGGATTCCTGAGCGCCGTTGAAGCCGGTTTTCCGTTCAAGAGCGAGAATCCCAGACAGAATCCCAGGCAGACGCTGGCGGAGTGGATCGCTCACCCCGACAATCCCTTGACGGCCCGAGTCATGGTGAACCGAATTTGGCAGCACCATTTCGGCGAGGGACTGGTGCGGACCGCCAGCGATTTCGGACGGAACGGATCGGGGACCCTCCACCCCGAGCTGATCGATTTTCTGGCGTCTTATTTCGTCCGGAACCGTTGGAGCATCAAGACCGTGCATCGGCTGATCCTGCAGTCCAATGTCTACCGGCAGTCGATCCGGAGCCCCCGAGCCGAGGAGTACCGCTCCCGGGATCCCGACAACCGCTACTTCTGGCGGAGCAATCCGCTGAGGTTGGAGGCCGAGGCGATCCGGGACAGCATCCTGGCAGTCAGTGGGGAGTTGAATGCCACCATCGGAGGACCGGGGTTCTTCCCCAAGGTCGAGGAAGACCTGCTGTGGGAGGGAGGGACCTGGTGGAAACCCTCCAGCCGGGAGGAAAGGAACCGGCGCACCGTCTACATGTGGCAGGGACGGTCCTTTCAACTGCCCATGATGAACGTCTTTGACGGAGCCAATCTGAACGAAAGCTGCTGGAGGCGGCAGGTGACCACCGTCGCCCCCCAGGTGTTCGCCTTGTTCAACAACCCCTTCGTGCACGAGCAGAGTCGCAGGATGGCAGGCAGGATCGTTCGAGAGGCGGGATCCGACCCCGAATCCCAACTGAAGCGGGCTTTCCAGTTGGCCCTGCAACGCGATCCCACGCCCGGGGAACGATCCCGCGGCCTGGACTTTCTGACCCGGCCCCTGACGGCCCGACAGACACCCGTCGAGTTGGCCAAAGGGCCGGCGGCCGCTCCGGGCGTGGGCTCGGACGCCTCGCCGCGGCTGCCGCTCTCCGCCGGAGACCAGGACCGTCTGGCCGATCTCTGCCTGGTTCTGTTGAACATGAACGAGTTCATCTTTCTGGAGTGAGGCTTCGCCGGAGTCGCCGGGCTTTCCCCGGGAATCCTGAAGGAAAGAACGCGGGAATCCAAACTCGGAAGACAACTCATGAAGAATCTCAACTACGAATATTGCGGTCGGTTCGAAGCGGCTGACCCTTCCCTGGGTGCGCTGGGCCGCCGGGATTTCCTCTATCGCCTGGGGCGTGGTGTCGGAGGCGTAGCCCTCTCCTCGATGCTGTTCCGGGAGGGCTTGCTGGGCGCCGGCGCAAACGGCAACCCGCTGGCGGCCAGGGAGGGCCACCGCCCGGCCCGGGCCAAGTCATGCATCTTCCTGTTCATGGCCGGCGGTCCCAGCCAGATGGACACCTTCGATCCCAAGCCGTTGTTGAACAAGTACCACGGCACCCCGGCCTTCGATGGCGCCCAGCAGCGCACCTCCGGAAGAAAGCTGCTCTACGTGGGAAGTCCGTTTCGCTTCAGCAGGTTCGGCCGGTGCGGCACCGAAGTGTCGGACATGTTTCCCCATCTGGCAACCTGCGTGGACGACATGGCGGTGGTGCGGTCGATTCACACCGACTCCGACGCCCACTCCCTGGCCACCTTTCTGATGAATACCGGGGAAGCTCTGCCCGGCAGTCCTTCGCTGGGTTCCTGGACGGTCTACGGGCTGGGAACCGAGAATGAAAACCTTCCGGCCTTCGTGGTGTTTCCGATCAGTGGAACCGGGGGTTTCGGAGGTCCTCAGAACTGGTCCAACGGGTACCTGCCGGCCATCTACCAGGGAACCCCCCTCAAGTCGGAGGGCGTTCCCATCGTGGATCTGCAGCCCCCTGCCGGAACCACCGCCGAACAGCAGGAAGCCAATATCCGGTTGCTGAATCACTTCAACCGGCCCTACCTGCAAGAACATCCGCTGAAGAGTGACCTTTGGGCTCGCATGAAGAACTACGAACTGGCCTTCCGCATGCAGATGACGGTTCCGGAAGCCCTGGACGTGGACAAGGAGCCGCCGGCCATTCGGGAGCTGTACGGACTCGACAACAAGATCAGCGAGCCCATGGGCAGACGATGCCTGATGGCACGACGCCTGGTGGAGCGGGGCGTGCGCTTCGTGCAGATCTACTCCCGGGGCTGGGACTCCCACCAGGACATCGCCGGCCAGCACCGCCTGCGGGGTCTGGAAACCGACCGGCCCATGGCGGCCCTGTTGAAGGATCTCAAGCAGCGGGGCCTGCTGGATCAGACCCTGGTAGCCTGGGGAGGCGAATTCGGGCGCACTCCCCAGAGCCTGCCTCTCAACTGGAAGGCCCCGGGGCGGGAACACAACAAGACGGCCATGCCCATGTGGTTCGCCGGAGGCGGCGTGAAGGGAGGCACGGTTGTGGGGGCCACCGATGAGCTGGGCGAGAAGGCGGTCGAGAATCCCTACCACCTCCACGATCTGCACGCCACCTTCCTTCACCTGATGGGTTTGGACGACATGCGCCTGACCTACTACCACGCGGGCAGGTTCAAGCGCCTCACCGACCTGGGCGGCAAGATCATCAAGGAGATGGTCTAGTGTCCTGTAACAGCCATCTTTCGCGCAGGGGGTTTCTGGAAGCCGCGGTGGCCACCGCCGCCTGGTCGCACGCGGGTTGTTCGCAATCCGGCCAGGTGACCTCTCCTCCGGTCAAGCTGGGCAGTCTTTCCCCCAGGGGCTCGCGGCGCATCCTCTATGTGAGCGACCCTTCCAGCATCGCCCGCAGGCACCTGCCCGATCCGGTATCCGAGCGGGACCTCAGGAAATGGGTCGACACTTTGGCCGCGGCGCAGGTGGATCTGTTCATTCAGGAGGCCTACACCCAAGGGTGGACCACCTACTGGCGAAGCCCCGGGTTCGACTATGACGCCAGACCCCAGCACCGACGCTTCCTGCCTCTGCTGGATCGAGGGAAGCAGCCCCTGGGGATCCTGCTGGATCAATGCCGCCGGCGGGGCATGACCTTTCTGGCCGGTCTCCGCGTGAACGACAACCACGGACACGTTTCCATCCGCCAGGGCGTGGGAGCGGGGGCCTCCTTCCTGGTGGACAATCCCCAGTGGCAGATTCGGGAAACGCCGCCCGGTCCCTACTACGCCTTGAGCACTCCCTTCGATTTCACTTTCGACCCGGTGCGGGAGTATCTCTTTTCGGTGACCGTCGGGTTGGTCGATCGTTTCGACGTGGACGGCCTGGAGCTGTGCTTCCGGGATCACTTCTACTTCCCTCCCGGCAAGGGGCCAGAGCGTAAGGACCTGATGACCGGGCTCGTGAGGCGCATTCGACGCATGCTCGATGAAAAGGGAAGGGAAAGAAACAGGAAGCTGCTGCTGGGGGCGCGGGTCTTCCAGACCCTGGAGGAGTGCGACACCATGGGGCTGGACGTGCCTGCCTGGATCGCGGAGGAGCTCATCGACTACATCTCTCCCGCAGACACCATGTACTGCGAGCCCAATTTGCCCCTGGAAGCCTTTTCCCGGCTGACACGCACCGGTCCCTGCCTGCTGTACCCGGGGCTGCTTCCCTGGAGCAGCATTCGCATGAGGCGCCGCCTGGGGGGGCAACCCATCACCCTGGACCAGCAGAGAGCCCTGGCCATGAACATGTACGGCGCCGGCGCCGACGGCATCTTCTTCTACAACCACTTCGTGCCCCTCTCATGGGAGCCTTTCTACCCTCATATGCTCCGGGGCCTGGCCGAGACCCGGGAACCGCGGGACCTGGCCCGGGGCAACCGCCACTATGTCTTCGAGCCAGTTTGGGCCGGGTGCCTGGGGTTCGGCGTGGACAAGACCGCTACCGGGGCGGTCAAGGCGGACAAGATGGTACTCAAACGGGGAACTCCGGGGAGTGACGGGAAATATCGATTCCGGATCTGTGAGCACGTCGGGCGCTCCCGCGGGGCCTCGTTGCTGTTTCGAGCCTATCACGCCGTCGACGGAGACCGGTTCCAGGTCCGGGTCAACGGAACGCCGGTACCCGATTCACGGCTGCGAAGACGCAGCGACGAGCGACGCTCGGACCTGAAGGCCATCGTGGATCCCAACTCCACCAGCAGCTCCGGCCTGCCCCCGGTGCCCGACCTTCCCGGTCCCTTCTCCACCTTCTGGTTCGATCTGACCGAGCCCCCGGCGCAGTTCGGCGACAACTGGCTGGAGGTGCGGCTGACCGACGGCGATCCGGACCAGACCCGGGACATCCTGATCGACGAAGTGGAAGTCTTCGTCAGCGCCTGAGGGGTAACGGAGAAATCCACGAAGGGCCACTAACCCCGGATTTAGTCTCCAGCAACATTTCTTCCATTTGCTCATTTCATTGAGCATTTTGCAAAATTCGCAACGGGGCAGGCCATCTTGCCGGCAGACCTGAGGTTCTGCCTCTTTCAAAATCGGGTGCGACCTCGTGAAAAATGCTGTCTAACCACAAAAAGCACAAAAGTCACAAATTGTGTTTTTGTGCCTTTTGCGGCCATTTCCGGCAAACAGACTACTGCCGAATTTTGCAACAGGCTCGTTTGAGTCTCTTCCTGTCCATTCGTGGTTCAGTCCAAAAATGATCGGCTGGTTTTCCTGGAATATTGCGAACGGCAAGGCCGTGGGCTTCTTGCTTTGCCTGCTCCTGGCCGTTGGACTCACCAGCTT
Coding sequences within it:
- a CDS encoding glycoside hydrolase family 18 protein, giving the protein MSLPNDFPISRRRFLLAGAGGLASLADSSRCQGRGSRPGRLLFNCDGSMIHCWGRAALPQNSGPLSRREFTDLVFTPIENSGVDTLLFSFGSGNVAEYQSNVLEWPGEADRFQFPESRTWHGGIEVDPKDQYLNPKSLADSGHNPPQIIVDECRRRGLRAFVSLRMNDIHDGQHPRGTLPNPELPTFKRINPDWLVPDLDWWSALNFEVAPVRELKLRVIEEFFDRWDFDGIELDWLRHTFYFPRGLEREKGKYLTEFMRAVRRSLRQKAAIRGRPIEIAVRVPERVEWCLEGGFEVPTWIREGLADTLILGQGLTESRGLSGFRELMGDRRLPIYPSLYPFGNGYALYPDEAIRGSAANLWRGGADGLYTFNWFFYGKWRSRLLGEIADPALLRDKDKRYTLVQRFEAHRTGRSPRYDSVRFNTMIKAAPLPFTLGRAGASQTVTLPIADEISSASSPPRRAELLVGLEGLPGDVLELTLNGRLLEPEELDAVEDLARIECHLVIPPSQGILGFPPRRRLDMDFDGLRLQVPVARLTRGDNQLRLRLKQRRPGADRPVRVSRIELSVGYGSG
- a CDS encoding Gfo/Idh/MocA family oxidoreductase, which codes for MRRRHFLQTALTAGLAVGTPPAAGTSGPGPGKARYRAGVIGLGWMGLLYDLAERIPDRFDVDDANRPTPELDIHRRFHHHDHPGTEGLPTSYAEALWDRPEVQLVAGADRDRKRLEAFGQRYGIQTLYTDGVEMMAKEKLDIVAVATNTKGRAFLTTKAAELGAKGIFTEKPMCHTLAEADRMVQACAERGVALNCGAITTTHPSFARARELVQRGAIGELVSIEASGPGAQHQNWSYFLDGQPAWVCGTGDQSRRESGSDEFRGQGMMVTDNGRVVHFRRGAPGVRLCGSKGEMTFSFVPGWQLWQEAKTPAGNGRVPMPWPAPQFVPPYGAVYSLADVVDCMEGRLDEPKNSGRRVAVALEVEIALKQSSKKGGARVDLPLSDRSLGLNYDWFR
- a CDS encoding PSD1 and planctomycete cytochrome C domain-containing protein; its protein translation is MRPISIGVVLFTGLAALTGTAEDTSSLFRTQIKPILETRCLSCHDSRTHNSGLVLETPEAILRGGALNGPSVLAGNAEASPLIQYLRGEKQPAMPLGEPPLPEEEIALIAAWIDRLPPPADTGRSEGAAWPFTELKPPAIPAVQNRQWVRNPIDALILAKLETQGMEPAPPASRRSLLRRVYFDLIGLPPSPEAMVRFLENPAEDAFEQEVEKLLRSPHYGERWGRHWLDLVRYADTEGGGPDYPRPHIWRYRDYVIRAFNQDRAYDRFVKEQLAGDLYAVYGAEGRLGLGFLNLGVVGEDAGRQNLLVDLVTTTGSVFLGLTLECARCHDHKYDPIPARDYFRTEAFFASLTVGEADLPFTQYEGPSLDPEAWERRAKAWQQELDQRKELKERTTAEFLKRLEKPFHLVGGQDLKDGVVPPSDAGELKTALNRGVLFTRQERELYRLIERQNTAYGNVSHRDYFKSRVHTAWEIQSGYGARRPHPAMPTTYLLQGGNPKARGEAVQPGFLSAVEAGFPFKSENPRQNPRQTLAEWIAHPDNPLTARVMVNRIWQHHFGEGLVRTASDFGRNGSGTLHPELIDFLASYFVRNRWSIKTVHRLILQSNVYRQSIRSPRAEEYRSRDPDNRYFWRSNPLRLEAEAIRDSILAVSGELNATIGGPGFFPKVEEDLLWEGGTWWKPSSREERNRRTVYMWQGRSFQLPMMNVFDGANLNESCWRRQVTTVAPQVFALFNNPFVHEQSRRMAGRIVREAGSDPESQLKRAFQLALQRDPTPGERSRGLDFLTRPLTARQTPVELAKGPAAAPGVGSDASPRLPLSAGDQDRLADLCLVLLNMNEFIFLE
- a CDS encoding DUF1501 domain-containing protein, which translates into the protein MKNLNYEYCGRFEAADPSLGALGRRDFLYRLGRGVGGVALSSMLFREGLLGAGANGNPLAAREGHRPARAKSCIFLFMAGGPSQMDTFDPKPLLNKYHGTPAFDGAQQRTSGRKLLYVGSPFRFSRFGRCGTEVSDMFPHLATCVDDMAVVRSIHTDSDAHSLATFLMNTGEALPGSPSLGSWTVYGLGTENENLPAFVVFPISGTGGFGGPQNWSNGYLPAIYQGTPLKSEGVPIVDLQPPAGTTAEQQEANIRLLNHFNRPYLQEHPLKSDLWARMKNYELAFRMQMTVPEALDVDKEPPAIRELYGLDNKISEPMGRRCLMARRLVERGVRFVQIYSRGWDSHQDIAGQHRLRGLETDRPMAALLKDLKQRGLLDQTLVAWGGEFGRTPQSLPLNWKAPGREHNKTAMPMWFAGGGVKGGTVVGATDELGEKAVENPYHLHDLHATFLHLMGLDDMRLTYYHAGRFKRLTDLGGKIIKEMV